From the genome of Gemmatimonas phototrophica, one region includes:
- a CDS encoding PEP-CTERM sorting domain-containing protein: protein MAQSVSYSQGEFVAAQWSFTQITKTPFTTGTELLEDTGGNLGSNWFHSSTLAQASGTNRYRVANINSTFTYDPRVNGALASLSFSYDLLGLSTAGYSEPFFGNYVPTLRQDGLFFFLSNGTLRPTTSWATYSITSAGVTNWVDPNNQSGLLRPDFSVNGTTMEFGYIMSGGGDCPFVGQVCSAASFSSRLDNFSVTANAVSTVPEPSTYALMAAGLGVLMLVQRRRRQRA, encoded by the coding sequence GTGGCCCAGTCCGTGAGCTATTCGCAGGGGGAGTTCGTCGCTGCGCAATGGAGTTTCACACAGATTACGAAGACCCCATTCACAACTGGTACCGAGCTGTTGGAGGATACAGGAGGGAACCTGGGGAGTAACTGGTTTCATTCCTCCACTCTTGCTCAGGCAAGCGGAACCAACCGTTACCGGGTTGCGAACATCAACAGCACCTTTACCTACGATCCTCGGGTGAATGGCGCGCTCGCCTCGCTCAGCTTTTCCTATGACCTGCTGGGCCTATCTACTGCCGGTTACTCAGAGCCTTTTTTTGGCAATTACGTGCCAACACTGAGGCAGGACGGATTGTTCTTCTTCTTGTCAAACGGAACGTTGCGTCCAACCACAAGTTGGGCAACCTACAGTATCACTAGTGCGGGTGTTACGAACTGGGTTGATCCGAACAATCAAAGTGGATTGCTTCGTCCAGACTTTTCAGTGAACGGCACAACAATGGAATTTGGGTATATCATGAGCGGGGGGGGAGACTGTCCCTTTGTTGGACAAGTCTGCAGTGCTGCCTCGTTTTCTTCCCGCCTCGACAATTTCTCCGTCACTGCCAACGCCGTTTCCACCGTCCCCGAGCCCTCCACCTACGCGCTCATGGCCGCTGGTCTGGGCGTGCTCATGCTGGTGCAGCGCCGTCGGCGTCAGCGGGCGTAG
- a CDS encoding DUF481 domain-containing protein, whose protein sequence is MTHFARTLVITAAIAASATAVMAQDAAKKKNLEVSGTAGFAQTNGNANALSTNFGNKLKYSLKGWILNEDLAFFYGEANDKVNANFWNGGLRAERTLTPRIGLFVATRFDRNVLQGIASRFEEGFGVDAKLVAEKREQLSVQLGASMFQQQLTAGSTASIKRNYPAARAGLDYKHLFSDLAFVQQTAEYLPNLSDGDSYLVNTETSLVAPISKRIAVKLGYVIRYNSTPPVRAGIALKSTDTFFSSGLTFSY, encoded by the coding sequence ATGACACACTTCGCGCGCACCTTGGTCATCACGGCCGCCATCGCGGCCTCCGCCACTGCTGTCATGGCACAGGACGCCGCCAAGAAGAAGAATCTCGAGGTGTCCGGCACGGCCGGCTTTGCGCAGACCAACGGCAACGCCAATGCCCTCAGCACCAACTTCGGCAACAAACTCAAGTACTCACTGAAAGGGTGGATCCTCAACGAGGATCTGGCGTTCTTCTACGGCGAAGCCAACGACAAGGTGAACGCCAACTTCTGGAACGGTGGCCTGCGCGCGGAGCGCACACTCACGCCGCGCATCGGTCTCTTTGTGGCCACCCGGTTTGATCGCAACGTGCTGCAGGGTATTGCCAGCCGTTTTGAAGAAGGCTTTGGTGTGGATGCCAAGCTGGTTGCGGAAAAGCGCGAACAGCTCTCGGTGCAGTTGGGGGCATCCATGTTCCAGCAGCAGCTCACCGCCGGCTCCACGGCCAGCATCAAGCGCAATTATCCCGCGGCACGCGCCGGGCTGGATTACAAGCACCTCTTCTCCGACCTGGCCTTCGTGCAGCAGACCGCGGAGTATCTGCCCAATCTTTCGGACGGCGATTCGTATCTCGTGAACACCGAAACCTCGCTGGTGGCGCCAATCTCCAAGCGCATTGCCGTCAAACTGGGCTACGTGATCCGCTACAACAGCACGCCGCCGGTCCGCGCCGGCATCGCCCTCAAGTCCACGGATACGTTCTTCTCCAGCGGCCTCACGTTTTCGTACTGA
- a CDS encoding CHAT domain-containing protein: MQSLCNRIATVAVLFSAMWLGASPNAGAQPAALVRQPVLARDLVRSLHNAYQYGTDEDTVRIWRTRLAGNAAMLALLDGTMFRLAFQEDSSSARYREAARDTLAPGAPYALVGLANTVANHGALREALALLAQATRLSVQRGDSIGQSEALMGRALLAMRVYGVDSARSLMGQATALVPARDAWLQARAGCTQLQVDVRSGAKIADSVWQSRERAAREQGPVLYSTCLFSRAQYLENSGMAAASLALLDTVAELQRGSRQWSNVAATWQWQGNSLIGRGRYREARERLTASFAAARRSASLSGEAWATLQLGEVDRKLGATGDAIEQYGRARALMTTLGDATGQAYADYAMAGLHHVDGQLAAADSQWRGLLQRADRVAPQLAVQGVLARSDIARRSGNLVASAALLDSAVVLMAARNMPGWRAEWRYFTGLQQLAAGRAERAIAQWDTLLREHRTLRPPARFEVVSRRAEAQATLGRFEPAWRAFTEGAIALDRWRLSQSTREQALAAIGDRQFDWDRDLGLATTAALFARAGRPAEALAMAEWRRLRAAQQIELQRGALSVESTPSSGTVVRVVDSSRVDPARLPTLARARLLPSQAVVAFMTGRGGEPTTAYVLTRDTLVNVGLPPIDSLSTSIAAFTAFLRAGARPAALTATLSAQVLVPVLQQLPATVTRVILVPDGDLHRLPFVALNDPLGQSVLERYELVTAPSVEDALGGAVSVARRSGASSVVIGAPAEMPRNAVTGMPWGRLPGAREEARRVARLLGFSEQLAGVSATRDAVTKRLVRGGPVLHVATHAVANPASFVNNGLVLQPSDTDDGFLSLAGLQAQPLPFDLVVLSACASGEGVMLAGQSLHGLVSTALDAGARGVVATRWALNDTAIVPHMVRLYEALQRGDDVVTAVHRVQRDAMREGISPAIWANLDYVGDPTLRITVMPPRPWWSRLGHTMRGWLRAAGLK; encoded by the coding sequence ATGCAAAGCCTCTGCAACAGAATAGCTACCGTCGCCGTCTTGTTCTCGGCCATGTGGCTGGGAGCTTCGCCGAATGCCGGGGCGCAGCCCGCAGCGCTGGTGCGTCAGCCGGTATTGGCCAGAGACCTCGTACGCTCCCTGCACAATGCTTACCAGTACGGGACCGACGAAGATACGGTGCGCATCTGGCGCACGCGTCTGGCGGGGAACGCGGCCATGTTGGCGCTGCTGGACGGCACCATGTTCCGATTGGCCTTTCAGGAAGACTCCTCATCCGCGCGGTATCGCGAGGCCGCTCGGGATACCCTGGCGCCGGGGGCGCCGTACGCGCTGGTGGGGCTGGCCAACACCGTGGCCAACCATGGGGCGTTGCGGGAGGCGCTGGCCCTGTTGGCACAGGCCACACGCCTGTCGGTGCAACGGGGCGATTCCATCGGGCAGTCGGAGGCGCTCATGGGACGGGCGCTCCTCGCCATGCGGGTCTATGGCGTGGATTCCGCTCGCAGTTTGATGGGGCAGGCCACGGCGTTGGTTCCGGCGCGTGATGCGTGGTTGCAGGCGCGGGCAGGTTGCACACAGCTGCAGGTCGACGTGCGGTCGGGGGCCAAGATTGCCGACAGCGTGTGGCAGTCCCGCGAGCGGGCAGCGCGGGAACAGGGGCCGGTGCTATACAGCACCTGCTTGTTCAGTCGCGCGCAGTACCTCGAGAACAGTGGAATGGCTGCCGCGTCGCTTGCCCTGCTCGACACCGTGGCCGAGCTGCAACGTGGCTCGCGCCAATGGAGCAATGTGGCGGCCACGTGGCAGTGGCAGGGAAACTCATTGATCGGTCGTGGGCGCTATCGGGAGGCACGCGAACGACTCACCGCGTCGTTCGCCGCCGCCCGTCGCAGTGCCAGCCTCTCCGGCGAAGCGTGGGCCACATTGCAGCTGGGTGAAGTGGACCGTAAGCTCGGCGCGACCGGCGACGCCATTGAGCAGTATGGGCGTGCCCGCGCACTCATGACCACGTTGGGTGATGCCACCGGCCAGGCCTACGCCGACTATGCCATGGCCGGATTGCATCACGTCGATGGCCAACTCGCGGCGGCGGATTCCCAATGGCGTGGCCTGCTCCAACGGGCCGACCGGGTGGCGCCGCAGCTGGCGGTCCAAGGGGTGCTGGCCCGCAGCGACATCGCGCGCCGATCCGGCAATCTGGTGGCCAGTGCGGCGTTGCTGGATTCGGCGGTCGTGCTCATGGCCGCGCGCAACATGCCGGGGTGGCGGGCAGAATGGCGCTACTTCACCGGCCTGCAGCAACTGGCGGCGGGACGGGCGGAGCGGGCGATTGCGCAGTGGGACACGCTGCTGCGCGAGCATCGTACGCTGCGGCCGCCCGCGCGATTTGAAGTGGTGAGTCGACGGGCCGAGGCACAGGCGACGCTCGGCCGGTTTGAACCTGCATGGCGAGCGTTTACAGAAGGGGCCATCGCGCTCGATCGTTGGCGCCTGTCACAGAGCACGCGCGAGCAGGCGCTGGCGGCCATCGGTGATCGGCAGTTTGACTGGGATCGCGATCTTGGGCTGGCCACCACCGCGGCGCTATTTGCACGGGCAGGACGCCCGGCGGAAGCGCTGGCCATGGCCGAATGGCGCAGACTGCGTGCCGCGCAGCAGATCGAATTGCAGCGCGGCGCATTGTCGGTGGAGAGTACTCCGTCCAGTGGCACGGTGGTGCGCGTGGTGGATAGTAGCCGTGTAGATCCCGCACGACTCCCCACCCTGGCCCGTGCGCGCTTGCTGCCATCTCAGGCGGTTGTGGCCTTTATGACGGGTCGAGGGGGTGAGCCCACAACGGCCTATGTGCTCACACGCGACACCCTGGTGAACGTGGGGCTGCCGCCCATCGATTCGCTGTCCACGTCAATCGCTGCGTTCACCGCCTTTCTGCGGGCAGGCGCACGCCCAGCGGCCCTCACGGCAACGCTCTCCGCACAGGTGTTGGTGCCGGTGTTGCAACAGCTGCCCGCCACCGTGACACGGGTGATTCTGGTGCCCGATGGCGATCTGCACCGCCTCCCGTTCGTGGCCTTGAATGACCCACTTGGCCAATCGGTGCTGGAGCGATACGAACTCGTCACCGCGCCGTCCGTGGAGGATGCGCTGGGTGGTGCCGTGAGCGTGGCCCGGAGGTCAGGGGCGTCGTCGGTGGTGATTGGCGCGCCGGCCGAGATGCCACGCAATGCGGTGACCGGCATGCCGTGGGGGCGGTTGCCGGGCGCCAGGGAGGAGGCGCGCCGCGTGGCCCGGTTGTTGGGGTTTAGCGAGCAATTGGCCGGAGTGTCCGCGACACGCGATGCCGTGACCAAACGGCTCGTACGCGGCGGACCGGTCTTGCATGTGGCCACGCATGCGGTGGCCAACCCGGCCTCGTTCGTGAACAACGGGTTGGTGTTGCAGCCGTCAGACACCGACGATGGGTTTTTGTCGCTGGCCGGGCTACAGGCGCAGCCATTGCCTTTCGACTTGGTCGTACTCTCCGCCTGCGCGAGTGGCGAGGGAGTGATGCTGGCCGGTCAATCGCTGCACGGACTGGTAAGCACGGCGCTGGATGCCGGTGCCCGCGGCGTGGTGGCCACGCGATGGGCGCTCAACGATACGGCCATCGTGCCGCACATGGTCCGGCTCTACGAGGCGCTGCAGCGCGGCGATGACGTGGTGACCGCGGTGCACCGCGTGCAGCGTGATGCCATGCGGGAGGGCATCTCGCCAGCCATTTGGGCCAACCTCGACTATGTCGGCGATCCAACGCTCCGCATTACCGTTATGCCGCCGCGGCCGTGGTGGTCTCGCCTGGGCCACACCATGCGTGGATGGCTACGGGCGGCGGGGCTCAAGTAA
- the soxC gene encoding sulfite dehydrogenase, which yields MQTGGLLAGAAITAPLVRALAQTPMPPDPTRVPGAPSDSLGIRSPFEQPRLTPVGVVQGSSWTPHQDLHGTLTPAELHFQRHHNGIPAIDPSTYSLTLHGMVERPLTFTLAELKRFPSITRTYFLECSGNGGRAWNNPRPDMSPQVVDGLTSNTEWTGVPVSTLLRAVGAKPGGQWVLAEGGDAAVMTRSIPMDKMLRDALVVYAQNGEALRPGNGYPARLLLPGWEGNMCVKWLRRLEVLDAPVMSREETSKYTDPLPDGTSRQFSFVMDVKSVITAPAYPAVLPEKGWHAIRGIAWTGRGTVSHVDVSTDGGRTWHQATLPAGATPLSHTRFEYLWRWDGKPARLLSRAHDVTGAVQPTAEEFRKVRGKAPGYHFTSIRSWDVAADGTVTFGG from the coding sequence ATGCAAACGGGCGGGCTGTTGGCTGGCGCCGCCATAACGGCACCGCTGGTGCGAGCACTGGCGCAAACGCCTATGCCGCCCGATCCCACACGCGTGCCCGGTGCCCCCAGCGACTCACTCGGCATCCGTTCGCCCTTTGAACAGCCGCGGCTCACGCCGGTCGGTGTGGTGCAGGGCTCGAGTTGGACCCCGCATCAGGACCTGCACGGAACGCTCACGCCGGCGGAGCTGCACTTTCAGCGGCATCACAATGGCATCCCGGCCATCGACCCCTCCACGTATTCGCTTACGCTGCACGGGATGGTGGAGCGCCCACTCACCTTCACGCTCGCTGAACTGAAGCGGTTCCCGTCCATCACGCGCACCTATTTCCTCGAGTGCTCCGGTAACGGTGGGCGCGCGTGGAACAATCCGCGGCCGGACATGTCGCCGCAGGTGGTCGACGGACTCACCAGCAACACGGAGTGGACCGGCGTACCCGTGTCCACGTTGTTGCGTGCCGTCGGTGCGAAACCCGGCGGGCAGTGGGTGCTCGCAGAGGGCGGCGACGCGGCGGTCATGACGCGCAGCATTCCCATGGACAAGATGCTGCGCGATGCGCTGGTGGTGTACGCGCAGAACGGCGAGGCGCTGCGCCCCGGCAACGGCTATCCGGCACGGCTGCTGCTCCCCGGATGGGAAGGCAACATGTGCGTGAAGTGGTTACGGCGACTTGAGGTCCTCGATGCACCGGTCATGTCGCGCGAAGAGACCTCCAAGTACACCGACCCGCTCCCCGACGGCACCTCCCGCCAGTTCAGCTTCGTGATGGATGTGAAGTCGGTCATTACCGCGCCCGCGTATCCCGCCGTGCTGCCGGAAAAAGGATGGCACGCCATCCGCGGCATTGCCTGGACCGGACGGGGCACGGTATCGCACGTGGACGTGAGCACCGACGGCGGACGCACCTGGCATCAGGCCACGTTGCCGGCCGGCGCGACTCCACTTTCGCACACCCGCTTTGAGTATCTCTGGCGCTGGGATGGCAAGCCCGCCCGCCTTCTGAGCCGGGCACACGATGTCACCGGAGCCGTGCAGCCGACAGCGGAAGAGTTTCGGAAAGTCCGCGGCAAGGCCCCGGGGTATCACTTCACGTCTATTCGCTCGTGGGATGTTGCGGCCGATGGCACTGTCACCTTTGGAGGCTGA
- a CDS encoding c-type cytochrome, producing MRRAHLGIVVLVIGACSTPSDRADPTYGLGKTPNVAQLAAMDRDVDPRGRGLPAGEGTVSQGAVVYAAQCASCHGARGEGRAPSPALVGRTPAAGHVFALDNKAPRTIGNYWPYATTVFDYVQRAMPQSTPGTLTAAETYSVVAYLLNENGIIAPDAVMNAQTLPAVVMPAARFFVRDNRTGGRLFR from the coding sequence ATGCGACGCGCACATCTTGGGATCGTCGTGCTGGTAATTGGCGCCTGTTCCACCCCCTCCGACCGCGCGGATCCGACCTACGGCCTGGGCAAAACACCCAACGTCGCGCAGCTGGCCGCGATGGATCGCGACGTGGACCCACGGGGCCGTGGGCTGCCTGCGGGCGAGGGGACGGTGTCTCAGGGGGCTGTGGTGTACGCGGCCCAGTGCGCCTCCTGTCACGGTGCCCGTGGCGAAGGGCGCGCACCGTCACCCGCATTGGTCGGCCGCACGCCGGCCGCCGGGCACGTCTTTGCGCTCGACAACAAAGCCCCGCGCACGATTGGCAACTACTGGCCGTACGCCACCACCGTGTTCGACTACGTACAGCGAGCCATGCCGCAGTCCACACCGGGCACCCTCACGGCGGCTGAAACGTATAGTGTCGTGGCCTACCTGCTGAACGAAAACGGCATCATTGCCCCGGATGCCGTGATGAACGCGCAGACACTGCCGGCCGTCGTCATGCCCGCAGCCAGATTCTTTGTGCGCGACAACCGCACCGGTGGTCGTCTGTTCCGTTGA
- a CDS encoding ligase-associated DNA damage response exonuclease — translation MLLRTTDRGLYCDAGDFYIDPWSPVERAVVTHAHGDHLTWGCESYLVSEPGAAISRERLGAWGRGLSSLPYGETRTINGVQISLHPAGHILGSAQVRIEHHGEVWVVSGDYKTDADPTCTPWEPVRCHTFITESTFGLPIYRWPAQQEVFARINAWWRANAANGAVSLLCGYALGKAQRLLAGLDPTIGPILTHGAVERMTSLYRAGGIALPVTRHASDALRDTQITGAMLIAPPSVLGSPWLRRFGDVRTAFASGWMQVRGARRRRSVDAGFTLSDHVDWPQLLGAVSATGAERVWVTHGFTGPVVRWLTEQGLDARAIATRWEGERDDAAVDAAETDDATPADADGAAPA, via the coding sequence ATGCTGCTGCGTACCACCGACCGCGGGCTCTACTGCGACGCGGGCGATTTCTACATCGACCCGTGGTCACCGGTGGAACGCGCGGTCGTCACACACGCCCACGGCGACCACCTCACGTGGGGCTGTGAGTCGTATCTCGTCAGTGAACCGGGCGCCGCCATTTCGCGCGAACGGCTCGGTGCCTGGGGACGTGGCCTGTCGTCGCTACCATACGGCGAAACACGCACCATCAACGGTGTACAGATCTCACTGCACCCGGCAGGCCATATCCTTGGCTCGGCCCAGGTGCGAATTGAGCATCACGGCGAGGTGTGGGTGGTCTCGGGTGACTACAAGACCGACGCCGACCCCACCTGTACGCCGTGGGAACCGGTGCGCTGCCATACGTTCATCACGGAAAGCACGTTTGGCCTCCCCATTTATCGGTGGCCGGCGCAACAGGAGGTCTTTGCGCGTATCAATGCGTGGTGGCGGGCCAATGCGGCGAATGGCGCGGTGTCCTTGTTGTGCGGCTACGCGCTGGGTAAAGCGCAGCGACTGCTGGCCGGTCTCGACCCAACGATTGGCCCCATTCTCACACATGGTGCCGTGGAGCGCATGACGTCGCTCTACCGCGCCGGAGGCATCGCGCTTCCCGTCACACGGCACGCCAGCGATGCCCTGCGCGACACGCAGATTACCGGCGCCATGCTGATTGCGCCGCCCAGTGTGCTGGGCTCTCCGTGGCTACGCCGCTTTGGCGACGTGCGCACGGCGTTTGCCAGCGGGTGGATGCAGGTGCGCGGCGCGCGACGCCGCCGCAGTGTGGATGCCGGCTTCACCCTCAGCGACCATGTGGATTGGCCACAGCTGCTGGGGGCGGTTAGTGCCACCGGTGCCGAGCGGGTGTGGGTCACGCACGGATTCACCGGGCCGGTAGTGCGGTGGCTTACCGAACAGGGGCTCGACGCCCGCGCCATCGCCACTCGCTGGGAAGGCGAGCGCGATGACGCGGCCGTTGATGCCGCGGAGACCGACGACGCTACGCCCGCTGACGCCGACGGCGCTGCACCAGCATGA
- a CDS encoding RNA polymerase sigma factor, protein MSVTQPPHPTPPHGFPPLSATAPSATVEIGTALERLMARFSALAMRAARARGLPTDEIDEILQDVRIRLWKAHPESENLERLSASYFVKVVSSAVVDRIRRQRRSETSLDVATAATMVPDALRVLPPDAAEQDALAARLERALATLPRNRRLVVQLHLDGYQRQEISGMTGWTEAKVRNLLYRGLDDLRAHLRAEGDQNDA, encoded by the coding sequence TTGTCCGTTACCCAACCTCCGCACCCCACCCCACCCCACGGCTTCCCCCCGCTGTCCGCCACCGCCCCCTCGGCGACGGTGGAGATCGGGACGGCCTTGGAGCGCCTCATGGCGCGCTTTTCGGCGCTCGCCATGCGCGCGGCCAGGGCGCGCGGGCTGCCCACGGACGAGATTGACGAAATCCTCCAGGACGTCCGCATCCGTTTGTGGAAGGCGCACCCGGAAAGTGAGAATCTGGAGCGCCTGAGTGCGTCTTATTTCGTCAAGGTGGTGTCATCGGCCGTCGTGGACCGAATCCGGCGCCAGCGGCGTTCGGAGACCAGTCTTGATGTGGCCACGGCCGCGACGATGGTCCCGGACGCGTTGCGGGTACTGCCGCCCGATGCGGCGGAGCAGGACGCGCTGGCCGCACGGCTGGAGCGGGCGCTGGCAACGTTGCCACGCAACCGTCGATTGGTGGTGCAGCTGCACCTCGACGGCTATCAGCGACAGGAGATCAGTGGGATGACCGGCTGGACGGAGGCCAAGGTGCGCAATTTGTTGTATCGTGGCCTCGACGACCTTCGGGCACACCTGCGGGCGGAGGGAGACCAGAACGATGCATGA
- a CDS encoding ATP-dependent DNA ligase produces MQQFAALYDAIDESTATNHKVAALVAYFREAPPADAAWAAAFLLGRRPKRLVKAPHLRSWAATAAGVPDWLFEECYAQAGDLAETMALLVPHGHTLNDESFTWWVETQLLPLAQCEPDEQHQRLLTAWSTLGGSARFVFNKLLTGAFRVGVSDGLVVRALAQMSGVPAETIAHRLMGEWEPTAAWYTQLIGTETTDADWSRPYPFFLAHPLEGPAESLGDVHDWQVEWKWDGIRCQLVRRRGRTFLWSRGEELLAGRFPEVEASAEWLPDGTVLDGELLAWRDEQPLPFAELQKRINRRTVGKKLLADVPCHLLVYDCLEAQGTDVRALPMTDRRQQAEQVVRALPGGARIGLSPVIAADTWEAVSAARLEARRAQAEGLMLKRVTSAYGVGRKMGEWYKWKVNPLTVDAVLVYAQAGHGRRAGLYTDYTFAIWDGDTLVPFAKAYSGLTDAEIRQVDRFIRANTIEKFGPVRTVKAELVFELAFEGIQRSPRHKSGIAVRFSRIARWRQDKPSQEADTLATVKALLDA; encoded by the coding sequence ATGCAGCAATTCGCCGCCCTGTACGACGCCATTGATGAGAGTACCGCCACCAATCACAAGGTGGCGGCACTGGTGGCGTATTTCCGCGAGGCCCCACCGGCGGATGCAGCGTGGGCGGCAGCGTTTCTATTGGGACGCCGCCCCAAGCGTCTGGTCAAGGCACCCCATTTGCGCAGCTGGGCCGCCACCGCTGCTGGCGTGCCCGACTGGCTCTTTGAAGAGTGCTACGCACAGGCCGGCGATCTGGCAGAAACCATGGCGCTGCTGGTACCGCACGGCCACACGCTCAATGATGAATCCTTCACGTGGTGGGTGGAGACGCAGTTGCTCCCGCTCGCGCAGTGCGAGCCCGACGAACAGCACCAGCGGTTACTGACGGCGTGGAGCACACTGGGGGGCTCGGCACGGTTTGTCTTCAACAAGCTGCTCACCGGCGCCTTTCGAGTGGGCGTCTCTGATGGACTGGTCGTTCGCGCACTGGCGCAGATGAGTGGGGTGCCCGCAGAGACCATCGCGCATCGTCTGATGGGGGAATGGGAGCCCACTGCGGCGTGGTATACGCAGCTCATTGGCACGGAAACCACCGACGCAGATTGGAGCCGCCCGTATCCGTTCTTTCTGGCACATCCGCTGGAAGGCCCGGCGGAGTCGCTGGGCGACGTACACGACTGGCAGGTGGAATGGAAATGGGATGGCATTCGCTGTCAGCTGGTGCGACGTCGTGGACGCACCTTTCTCTGGAGTCGCGGCGAAGAGTTGCTGGCCGGTCGCTTTCCCGAAGTGGAAGCGAGCGCCGAGTGGCTCCCGGATGGGACCGTGCTCGACGGGGAGCTGCTGGCGTGGCGCGATGAGCAGCCGCTCCCCTTTGCCGAATTGCAGAAGCGCATCAACCGTCGCACCGTTGGCAAGAAATTGCTCGCCGATGTTCCGTGTCATTTGCTGGTGTACGACTGCCTCGAAGCGCAGGGCACCGATGTGCGCGCGTTGCCCATGACGGATCGCCGTCAGCAGGCCGAGCAGGTGGTGCGGGCGTTGCCCGGCGGCGCGCGCATTGGCCTCTCGCCAGTCATTGCTGCAGACACGTGGGAGGCAGTCAGCGCGGCGCGGCTGGAGGCCAGACGCGCTCAGGCCGAAGGACTCATGCTCAAGCGCGTGACCTCGGCCTACGGCGTGGGGCGCAAGATGGGCGAGTGGTACAAGTGGAAGGTGAACCCGCTCACCGTCGATGCCGTGCTGGTCTATGCGCAGGCGGGGCACGGACGACGGGCCGGGTTGTACACCGACTACACGTTTGCCATCTGGGACGGTGACACGCTCGTCCCCTTCGCGAAGGCGTACAGTGGACTGACGGACGCCGAGATACGACAGGTGGATCGTTTCATCCGCGCCAACACCATCGAGAAGTTCGGCCCCGTACGCACCGTGAAGGCGGAACTCGTGTTTGAGCTCGCCTTTGAAGGCATTCAGCGCAGCCCGCGCCACAAGAGCGGTATTGCCGTGCGCTTTTCGCGCATTGCGCGCTGGCGGCAGGATAAGCCCTCGCAGGAAGCAGACACCCTCGCCACCGTAAAGGCCCTGCTCGATGCATGA